In a genomic window of Anoplopoma fimbria isolate UVic2021 breed Golden Eagle Sablefish chromosome 6, Afim_UVic_2022, whole genome shotgun sequence:
- the vdac2 gene encoding voltage-dependent anion-selective channel protein 2, producing the protein MAVPPCYTDLGKSAKDIFNKGYGFGLVKLDVKTKSASGVEFKTAGSSNTDTSKVAGSLETKYKRSEYGLTFTEKWNTDNTLGTEITVEDQIAKGLKLTFDTTFSPNTGKKSGKVKTAYKREYVNMGCDVDFDFAGPTIHGAAVVGYEGWLAGYQMSFDTAKSKMTQNNFAIGYKTGDFQLHTNVNDGAEFGGSIYQKVSDKLETAVNLAWTAGSNSTRFGIAAKYQLDKDASVSAKVNNNSLVGVGYTQTLRPGVKLTLSGLVDGKNINAGGHKLGLGLELEA; encoded by the exons ATGGCCGTGCCTCCCTGCTATACTGACCTGGGCAAGTCTGCCAAGGACATCTTCAACAAAGGCTATG gATTTGGCTTGGTGAAGCTCGATGTCAAGACAAAGTCTGCCAGTGGAGTG GAATTCAAAACAGCTGGTTCCTCCAACACTGACACCAGCAAAGTTGCGGGCAGCCTGGAAACTAAATACAAAAGGTCAGAATATGGCCTGACCTTCACTGAGAAGTGGAACACTGACAACACCTTGGGAACAGAAATCACTGTTGAAGATCAG ATTGCCAAGGGACTGAAGTTGACTTTTGACACAACCTTCTCACCAAACACTGG CAAGAAGAGTGGCAAAGTTAAGACCGCCTACAAGCGCGAGTACGTTAACATGGGCTGCGATGTGGACTTTGACTTCGCTGGCCCCACCATCCACGGAGCCGCTGTCGTCGGCTACGAGGGATGGCTCGCCGGCTACCAGATGAGCTTTGACACTGCCAAGTCCAAGATGACCCAGAACAACTTTGCTATTGGCTACAAGACAGGAGACTTCCAGTTGCACACCAACGT CAATGACGGCGCTGAGTTCGGAGGCTCCATCTACCAGAAGGTGAGCGACAAGCTGGAGACAGCGGTCAACCTGGCCTGGACCGCTGGCAGCAACAGCACACGCTTCGGGATTGCAGCCAAATACCAGCTGGACAAAGATGCATCCGTCAGC gCTAAAGTGAACAACAATAGCCTTGTTGGTGTTGGGTACACCCAGACTCTCAGACCAG GTGTAAAACTCACCCTGTCTGGCCTGGTCGATGGCAAGAACATCAACGCAGGAGGCCACAAGCTGGGCCTGGGCCTGGAACTGGAAGCCTAA
- the LOC129092781 gene encoding uncharacterized protein LOC129092781: MDVPLRVLLIITGLTGIHSITAVSKVSVKAGESISIPCLYDSEYRNHVKYLCEGYCWHSCEYVIKTNQQNSKRFSISDDKIQRIFTVTVNNLRAKDPGDYWCAVEINDGPDIRKYFHLSVTSGTPNLYVDHQEITGSKGKDITINCYYRNPGKKSWCRLGSSCVTTGSSGLIDGTRVSINAKDHNVFTVTMSGLRTESSGWYQCVKGDLQMPVHVTVTEPSATTTNNTLSPTPESVNLTSVLGDRTPPPVQDEQQSVSVDRKGLIIRLSLLIFVVMVPLFIWFMFKRHKQTKAESSATTTAKEEVTYRTLIFMTKYLQS; this comes from the exons ATGGATGTTCCTCTCAGAGTTCTTCTCATCATCACCGGACTCACAG GAATTCACAGCATAACTGCAGTCAGTAAAGTGTCAGTAAAGGCTGGAGAATCAATCTCTATCCCATGTCTCTATGACTCAGAATATAGAAACCATGTGAAATACTTGTGTGAAGGATATTGTTGGCACTCCTGCGAGTATGTGattaaaacaaaccaacaaaattCAAAAAGGTTTTCAATCTCTGATGACAAAATCCAAAGAATCTTCACTGTGACTGTAAATAATCTGAGGGCTAAAGACCCTGGTGATTACTGGTGTGCTGTGGAGATCAATGATGGGCCTGATATCCGCAAGTATTTTCATCTGTCAGTCACCAGCG GTACTCCAAATCTCTATGTGGATCATCAGGAGATTACAGGATCTAAAGGAAAAGATATAACCATCAATTGCTACTATCGTAACCCTGGTAAGAAGAGCTGGTGCAGGCTGGGCAGCTCCTGTGTGACGACTGGATCCTCTGGATTAATAGATGGAACAAGAGTTTCCATCAATGCAAAGGATCACAATGTTTTCACTGTGACTATGagtggactgaggacagagagcAGCGGCTGGTACCAGTGTGTTAAAGGAGACTTACAGATGCCTGTGCATGTAACTGTTACTGAGCCATCTGCCACAA CAACAAACAACACCTTATCACCCACTCCTGAGTCTGTGAATCTCACCTCTGTTCTTGGAGATAGAACACCTCCCCCAGTTCAGGATGAACAGCAAAG TGTCTCAGTTGACCGAAAGGGCCTCATCATCCGTTTGAGTTTGCTGATCTTTGTTGTAATGGTACCATTGTTCATCTGGTTTATGTTCAAAAGACACA AACAGACCAAAGCAGAATCATCAGCCACAACAACG GCTAAAGAGGAAGTAACATACAGAACTTTGAtctttatgaccaaatacctgcaaagctaa